A single Anopheles arabiensis isolate DONGOLA chromosome 2, AaraD3, whole genome shotgun sequence DNA region contains:
- the LOC120893914 gene encoding gustatory receptor for sugar taste 43a isoform X4, with translation MEISESTKVVFYVSRIFGLAPYVVKRTPIGQIVDYKRSVFLIVYSVGLVFCLAGLTYKGIFFDVTSKKPIRFVFRMKTATSKVVTILDVSVVVSACICGTLSGIGGLHFVRELNRRLTEADEILSLYVKESTRSRRQQRKGILMLGLVCFIITGALSLDIWVWYRIADKIKKENSNSSANVLGYFPFYCLYYILMMFHVLFAQAALGIGNRFRHLNVALYEMFPEFGRTPRIEISSINLDSDKNNPIDVDLRKCVANVAHGFDRKRTLSSRKIIEDLAVIHASLSYCIVTFGIALLAVLGSCLLHLVATSYFLMVELVGDKDAVFAWIQALWLFIHIFRFLLTIEPCHITNVESNRTITIINSLRRTCKDVEMIESINMFWQQLIASNFSFTACGLCTIDRRIITSYCGAIATYLVILIQFKEADDNSGKTPH, from the exons ATGGAAATATCAGAGTCTACTAAAGTAGTGTTTTACGTAAGCAGAATATTTGGTCTTGCACCTTATGTAGTGAAGCGCACTCCTATTGGCCAAATAGTGGATTACAAGCGCAGCGTGTTTCTCATAGTTTATAGTGTAGGCCTTGTGTTTTGCTTAG CTGGCCTCACCTACAAAGGAATATTTTTCGATGTAACTTCCAAAAAACCTATACG CTTCGttttcagaatgaaaacaGCTACTTCAAAGGTGGTGACCATTCTAGACGTGTCGGTGGTAGTGTCTGCCTGCATTTGTGGCACACTCAGTGGAATAGGGGGACTGCATTTTGTGCGTGAGCTTAATCGACGGTTAACCGAA GCCGATGAAATACTGTCATTGTACGTCAAGGAAAGTACCCGAAGCCGGAGGCAACAACGCAAAGGAATCCTCATGCTAGGATTAGTATGTTTCATCATTACTGGAGCACTCT CTCTGGACATATGGGTATGGTATCGCATTGCCGATaagataaagaaagaaaacagcaaTTCCA GTGCCAACGTACTAGGCTACTTTCCATTTTACTGCTTGTACTACATACTGATGATGTTTCATGTCCTGTTCGCACAAGCTGCACTGGGCATTGGTAATCGATTTCGCCACTTGAATGTGGCGCTGTACGAAATGTTTCCCGAAT TTGGCAGAACACCGCGCATCGAAATCTCATCCATCAATTTAGATTCCGATAAAAATAATCCTATCGATGTTGACCTCCGAAAGTGTGTAGCAAACGTGGCGCATG GATTTGATAGGAAGCGAACCTTATCATCGAGAAAAATAATTGAAGATCTTGCCGTAATACATGCTTCTCTTTCATATTGTATAGT GACATTTGGAATTGCTTTGCTGGCGGTGCTAGGGTCGTGCTTACTACATCTCGTCGCCACGTCGTACTTTTTAATGGTTGAGTTGGTTGGTGACAAG gATGCAGTATTTGCGTGGATTCAGGCATTGTGGttattcattcatatttttagatttttacTAACCATTGAACCCTGTCACATAACTAATGTGGAG TCAAATCGTACTATAACCATTATAAACAGCTTAAGGAGGACCTGCAAAGATGTTGAAATGATAGAGAGT ATCAACATGTTTTGGCAGCAGTTGATCGCTAGCAACTTTTCCTTCACCGCTTGTGGACTATGTACAATTGACAGACGAATTATCACAtcg tacTGCGGAGCGATTGCCACTTACTTAGTAATactaattcaatttaaagaaGCCGATGACAATTCTGGAAAAACGCCACACTAG
- the LOC120893914 gene encoding gustatory receptor for sugar taste 43a isoform X5, whose translation MEISESTKVVFYVSRIFGLAPYVVKRTPIGQIVDYKRSVFLIVYSVGLVFCLAGLTYKGIFFDVTSKKPIRMKTATSKVVTILDVSVVVSACICGTLSGIGGLHFVRELNRRLTEADEILSLYVKESTRSRRQQRKGILMLGLVCFIITGALSLDIWVWYRIADKIKKENSNSSANVLGYFPFYCLYYILMMFHVLFAQAALGIGNRFRHLNVALYEMFPEFGRTPRIEISSINLDSDKNNPIDVDLRKCVANVAHGFDRKRTLSSRKIIEDLAVIHASLSYCIVLVSKTFGIALLAVLGSCLLHLVATSYFLMVELVGDKDAVFAWIQALWLFIHIFRFLLTIEPCHITNVESNRTITIINSLRRTCKDVEMIESINMFWQQLIASNFSFTACGLCTIDRRIITSYCGAIATYLVILIQFKEADDNSGKTPH comes from the exons ATGGAAATATCAGAGTCTACTAAAGTAGTGTTTTACGTAAGCAGAATATTTGGTCTTGCACCTTATGTAGTGAAGCGCACTCCTATTGGCCAAATAGTGGATTACAAGCGCAGCGTGTTTCTCATAGTTTATAGTGTAGGCCTTGTGTTTTGCTTAG CTGGCCTCACCTACAAAGGAATATTTTTCGATGTAACTTCCAAAAAACCTATACG aatgaaaacaGCTACTTCAAAGGTGGTGACCATTCTAGACGTGTCGGTGGTAGTGTCTGCCTGCATTTGTGGCACACTCAGTGGAATAGGGGGACTGCATTTTGTGCGTGAGCTTAATCGACGGTTAACCGAA GCCGATGAAATACTGTCATTGTACGTCAAGGAAAGTACCCGAAGCCGGAGGCAACAACGCAAAGGAATCCTCATGCTAGGATTAGTATGTTTCATCATTACTGGAGCACTCT CTCTGGACATATGGGTATGGTATCGCATTGCCGATaagataaagaaagaaaacagcaaTTCCA GTGCCAACGTACTAGGCTACTTTCCATTTTACTGCTTGTACTACATACTGATGATGTTTCATGTCCTGTTCGCACAAGCTGCACTGGGCATTGGTAATCGATTTCGCCACTTGAATGTGGCGCTGTACGAAATGTTTCCCGAAT TTGGCAGAACACCGCGCATCGAAATCTCATCCATCAATTTAGATTCCGATAAAAATAATCCTATCGATGTTGACCTCCGAAAGTGTGTAGCAAACGTGGCGCATG GATTTGATAGGAAGCGAACCTTATCATCGAGAAAAATAATTGAAGATCTTGCCGTAATACATGCTTCTCTTTCATATTGTATAGTGTTGGTTTCGAA GACATTTGGAATTGCTTTGCTGGCGGTGCTAGGGTCGTGCTTACTACATCTCGTCGCCACGTCGTACTTTTTAATGGTTGAGTTGGTTGGTGACAAG gATGCAGTATTTGCGTGGATTCAGGCATTGTGGttattcattcatatttttagatttttacTAACCATTGAACCCTGTCACATAACTAATGTGGAG TCAAATCGTACTATAACCATTATAAACAGCTTAAGGAGGACCTGCAAAGATGTTGAAATGATAGAGAGT ATCAACATGTTTTGGCAGCAGTTGATCGCTAGCAACTTTTCCTTCACCGCTTGTGGACTATGTACAATTGACAGACGAATTATCACAtcg tacTGCGGAGCGATTGCCACTTACTTAGTAATactaattcaatttaaagaaGCCGATGACAATTCTGGAAAAACGCCACACTAG
- the LOC120893914 gene encoding gustatory receptor for sugar taste 43a isoform X2, giving the protein MEISESTKVVFYVSRIFGLAPYVVKRTPIGQIVDYKRSVFLIVYSVGLVFCLAGLTYKGIFFDVTSKKPIRMKTATSKVVTILDVSVVVSACICGTLSGIGGLHFVRELNRRLTEADEILSLYVKESTRSRRQQRKGILMLGLVCFIITGALSLDIWVWYRIADKIKKENSNSSANVLGYFPFYCLYYILMMFHVLFAQAALGIGNRFRHLNVALYEMFPEFGRTPRIEISSINLDSDKNNPIDVDLRKCVANVAHGFDRKRTLSSRKIIEDLAVIHASLSYCIVLVSKQVNRSNAGKFTSTYYLKFPCFVYNHFRTFGIALLAVLGSCLLHLVATSYFLMVELVGDKDAVFAWIQALWLFIHIFRFLLTIEPCHITNVESNRTITIINSLRRTCKDVEMIESINMFWQQLIASNFSFTACGLCTIDRRIITSYCGAIATYLVILIQFKEADDNSGKTPH; this is encoded by the exons ATGGAAATATCAGAGTCTACTAAAGTAGTGTTTTACGTAAGCAGAATATTTGGTCTTGCACCTTATGTAGTGAAGCGCACTCCTATTGGCCAAATAGTGGATTACAAGCGCAGCGTGTTTCTCATAGTTTATAGTGTAGGCCTTGTGTTTTGCTTAG CTGGCCTCACCTACAAAGGAATATTTTTCGATGTAACTTCCAAAAAACCTATACG aatgaaaacaGCTACTTCAAAGGTGGTGACCATTCTAGACGTGTCGGTGGTAGTGTCTGCCTGCATTTGTGGCACACTCAGTGGAATAGGGGGACTGCATTTTGTGCGTGAGCTTAATCGACGGTTAACCGAA GCCGATGAAATACTGTCATTGTACGTCAAGGAAAGTACCCGAAGCCGGAGGCAACAACGCAAAGGAATCCTCATGCTAGGATTAGTATGTTTCATCATTACTGGAGCACTCT CTCTGGACATATGGGTATGGTATCGCATTGCCGATaagataaagaaagaaaacagcaaTTCCA GTGCCAACGTACTAGGCTACTTTCCATTTTACTGCTTGTACTACATACTGATGATGTTTCATGTCCTGTTCGCACAAGCTGCACTGGGCATTGGTAATCGATTTCGCCACTTGAATGTGGCGCTGTACGAAATGTTTCCCGAAT TTGGCAGAACACCGCGCATCGAAATCTCATCCATCAATTTAGATTCCGATAAAAATAATCCTATCGATGTTGACCTCCGAAAGTGTGTAGCAAACGTGGCGCATG GATTTGATAGGAAGCGAACCTTATCATCGAGAAAAATAATTGAAGATCTTGCCGTAATACATGCTTCTCTTTCATATTGTATAGTGTTGGTTTCGAAGCAAGTGAATCGAAGCAATGCAGGAAAATTCACATCTACATATTATCTTAAATTTCCGTGTTTTGTGTACAACCATTTCAGGACATTTGGAATTGCTTTGCTGGCGGTGCTAGGGTCGTGCTTACTACATCTCGTCGCCACGTCGTACTTTTTAATGGTTGAGTTGGTTGGTGACAAG gATGCAGTATTTGCGTGGATTCAGGCATTGTGGttattcattcatatttttagatttttacTAACCATTGAACCCTGTCACATAACTAATGTGGAG TCAAATCGTACTATAACCATTATAAACAGCTTAAGGAGGACCTGCAAAGATGTTGAAATGATAGAGAGT ATCAACATGTTTTGGCAGCAGTTGATCGCTAGCAACTTTTCCTTCACCGCTTGTGGACTATGTACAATTGACAGACGAATTATCACAtcg tacTGCGGAGCGATTGCCACTTACTTAGTAATactaattcaatttaaagaaGCCGATGACAATTCTGGAAAAACGCCACACTAG
- the LOC120893914 gene encoding gustatory receptor for sugar taste 43a isoform X3, whose protein sequence is MEISESTKVVFYVSRIFGLAPYVVKRTPIGQIVDYKRSVFLIVYSVGLVFCLAGLTYKGIFFDVTSKKPIRFVFRMKTATSKVVTILDVSVVVSACICGTLSGIGGLHFVRELNRRLTEADEILSLYVKESTRSRRQQRKGILMLGLVCFIITGALSLDIWVWYRIADKIKKENSNSSANVLGYFPFYCLYYILMMFHVLFAQAALGIGNRFRHLNVALYEMFPEFGRTPRIEISSINLDSDKNNPIDVDLRKCVANVAHGFDRKRTLSSRKIIEDLAVIHASLSYCIVLVSKTFGIALLAVLGSCLLHLVATSYFLMVELVGDKDAVFAWIQALWLFIHIFRFLLTIEPCHITNVESNRTITIINSLRRTCKDVEMIESINMFWQQLIASNFSFTACGLCTIDRRIITSYCGAIATYLVILIQFKEADDNSGKTPH, encoded by the exons ATGGAAATATCAGAGTCTACTAAAGTAGTGTTTTACGTAAGCAGAATATTTGGTCTTGCACCTTATGTAGTGAAGCGCACTCCTATTGGCCAAATAGTGGATTACAAGCGCAGCGTGTTTCTCATAGTTTATAGTGTAGGCCTTGTGTTTTGCTTAG CTGGCCTCACCTACAAAGGAATATTTTTCGATGTAACTTCCAAAAAACCTATACG CTTCGttttcagaatgaaaacaGCTACTTCAAAGGTGGTGACCATTCTAGACGTGTCGGTGGTAGTGTCTGCCTGCATTTGTGGCACACTCAGTGGAATAGGGGGACTGCATTTTGTGCGTGAGCTTAATCGACGGTTAACCGAA GCCGATGAAATACTGTCATTGTACGTCAAGGAAAGTACCCGAAGCCGGAGGCAACAACGCAAAGGAATCCTCATGCTAGGATTAGTATGTTTCATCATTACTGGAGCACTCT CTCTGGACATATGGGTATGGTATCGCATTGCCGATaagataaagaaagaaaacagcaaTTCCA GTGCCAACGTACTAGGCTACTTTCCATTTTACTGCTTGTACTACATACTGATGATGTTTCATGTCCTGTTCGCACAAGCTGCACTGGGCATTGGTAATCGATTTCGCCACTTGAATGTGGCGCTGTACGAAATGTTTCCCGAAT TTGGCAGAACACCGCGCATCGAAATCTCATCCATCAATTTAGATTCCGATAAAAATAATCCTATCGATGTTGACCTCCGAAAGTGTGTAGCAAACGTGGCGCATG GATTTGATAGGAAGCGAACCTTATCATCGAGAAAAATAATTGAAGATCTTGCCGTAATACATGCTTCTCTTTCATATTGTATAGTGTTGGTTTCGAA GACATTTGGAATTGCTTTGCTGGCGGTGCTAGGGTCGTGCTTACTACATCTCGTCGCCACGTCGTACTTTTTAATGGTTGAGTTGGTTGGTGACAAG gATGCAGTATTTGCGTGGATTCAGGCATTGTGGttattcattcatatttttagatttttacTAACCATTGAACCCTGTCACATAACTAATGTGGAG TCAAATCGTACTATAACCATTATAAACAGCTTAAGGAGGACCTGCAAAGATGTTGAAATGATAGAGAGT ATCAACATGTTTTGGCAGCAGTTGATCGCTAGCAACTTTTCCTTCACCGCTTGTGGACTATGTACAATTGACAGACGAATTATCACAtcg tacTGCGGAGCGATTGCCACTTACTTAGTAATactaattcaatttaaagaaGCCGATGACAATTCTGGAAAAACGCCACACTAG
- the LOC120893914 gene encoding gustatory receptor for sugar taste 43a isoform X1, giving the protein MEISESTKVVFYVSRIFGLAPYVVKRTPIGQIVDYKRSVFLIVYSVGLVFCLAGLTYKGIFFDVTSKKPIRFVFRMKTATSKVVTILDVSVVVSACICGTLSGIGGLHFVRELNRRLTEADEILSLYVKESTRSRRQQRKGILMLGLVCFIITGALSLDIWVWYRIADKIKKENSNSSANVLGYFPFYCLYYILMMFHVLFAQAALGIGNRFRHLNVALYEMFPEFGRTPRIEISSINLDSDKNNPIDVDLRKCVANVAHGFDRKRTLSSRKIIEDLAVIHASLSYCIVLVSKQVNRSNAGKFTSTYYLKFPCFVYNHFRTFGIALLAVLGSCLLHLVATSYFLMVELVGDKDAVFAWIQALWLFIHIFRFLLTIEPCHITNVESNRTITIINSLRRTCKDVEMIESINMFWQQLIASNFSFTACGLCTIDRRIITSYCGAIATYLVILIQFKEADDNSGKTPH; this is encoded by the exons ATGGAAATATCAGAGTCTACTAAAGTAGTGTTTTACGTAAGCAGAATATTTGGTCTTGCACCTTATGTAGTGAAGCGCACTCCTATTGGCCAAATAGTGGATTACAAGCGCAGCGTGTTTCTCATAGTTTATAGTGTAGGCCTTGTGTTTTGCTTAG CTGGCCTCACCTACAAAGGAATATTTTTCGATGTAACTTCCAAAAAACCTATACG CTTCGttttcagaatgaaaacaGCTACTTCAAAGGTGGTGACCATTCTAGACGTGTCGGTGGTAGTGTCTGCCTGCATTTGTGGCACACTCAGTGGAATAGGGGGACTGCATTTTGTGCGTGAGCTTAATCGACGGTTAACCGAA GCCGATGAAATACTGTCATTGTACGTCAAGGAAAGTACCCGAAGCCGGAGGCAACAACGCAAAGGAATCCTCATGCTAGGATTAGTATGTTTCATCATTACTGGAGCACTCT CTCTGGACATATGGGTATGGTATCGCATTGCCGATaagataaagaaagaaaacagcaaTTCCA GTGCCAACGTACTAGGCTACTTTCCATTTTACTGCTTGTACTACATACTGATGATGTTTCATGTCCTGTTCGCACAAGCTGCACTGGGCATTGGTAATCGATTTCGCCACTTGAATGTGGCGCTGTACGAAATGTTTCCCGAAT TTGGCAGAACACCGCGCATCGAAATCTCATCCATCAATTTAGATTCCGATAAAAATAATCCTATCGATGTTGACCTCCGAAAGTGTGTAGCAAACGTGGCGCATG GATTTGATAGGAAGCGAACCTTATCATCGAGAAAAATAATTGAAGATCTTGCCGTAATACATGCTTCTCTTTCATATTGTATAGTGTTGGTTTCGAAGCAAGTGAATCGAAGCAATGCAGGAAAATTCACATCTACATATTATCTTAAATTTCCGTGTTTTGTGTACAACCATTTCAGGACATTTGGAATTGCTTTGCTGGCGGTGCTAGGGTCGTGCTTACTACATCTCGTCGCCACGTCGTACTTTTTAATGGTTGAGTTGGTTGGTGACAAG gATGCAGTATTTGCGTGGATTCAGGCATTGTGGttattcattcatatttttagatttttacTAACCATTGAACCCTGTCACATAACTAATGTGGAG TCAAATCGTACTATAACCATTATAAACAGCTTAAGGAGGACCTGCAAAGATGTTGAAATGATAGAGAGT ATCAACATGTTTTGGCAGCAGTTGATCGCTAGCAACTTTTCCTTCACCGCTTGTGGACTATGTACAATTGACAGACGAATTATCACAtcg tacTGCGGAGCGATTGCCACTTACTTAGTAATactaattcaatttaaagaaGCCGATGACAATTCTGGAAAAACGCCACACTAG